A part of Pirellulaceae bacterium genomic DNA contains:
- a CDS encoding FAD binding domain-containing protein produces the protein MRDYLLFYINGQAHQVSGQEAWLTLSRYLRQRLRLTGTKVVCEEGDCGSCSVLVADLRQAQPIYYPIDACIAFLFQLDGTHIVTVEGLSDPQRLTSVQQAMIDCQGSQCGFCTPGFVMAMTAVMERQRVANPVARDQPCDWPLELSGNLCRCTGYQPILSACQQASSSDYQALENRYAMQTLQTMYRPYQDDSVCIQHENQRLFVPRQLAECVQLKSAFPAARWIAGATDVGVQANKLHACPDVAIVLRHIEALKSIEVATDAITIGAAVSWTEILPVCQQHFPQFAEIIKIFGSPQIRNMGTIGGNLANASPIADSLPLLHVLECQLELVGCEGSRWVNINRFYKAYKQIHLGPTEMIARVMLPRFSPVDRLRLYKVSRRRDLDISTFTAAIRMHIESDVVQQASLAFGAVGPTVVRLPRTEAFLQNQPFTMQTMQAAGALVVEEISPISDVRGSADYRYQLAKNVLAKFYCEETR, from the coding sequence ATGCGCGACTACCTATTGTTCTATATCAATGGTCAAGCTCACCAAGTGTCCGGCCAGGAGGCTTGGCTGACGCTGAGCAGATACCTCCGTCAGCGCTTGCGATTAACGGGCACAAAAGTTGTCTGCGAAGAGGGGGACTGCGGTTCTTGCAGCGTACTGGTCGCCGATTTGCGACAAGCCCAGCCAATCTACTACCCCATCGACGCGTGTATCGCTTTTCTGTTCCAATTGGATGGAACGCATATTGTCACCGTCGAGGGGCTGAGCGATCCACAGCGGCTAACCAGCGTGCAACAGGCAATGATTGATTGTCAGGGGTCGCAATGCGGGTTTTGTACCCCCGGCTTTGTGATGGCCATGACGGCAGTGATGGAACGTCAAAGGGTTGCCAATCCAGTCGCTCGTGATCAGCCCTGTGACTGGCCGCTGGAACTGTCTGGTAATCTGTGTCGCTGTACCGGGTATCAGCCAATCTTGAGCGCCTGCCAGCAAGCGAGCAGTTCGGATTACCAAGCCCTTGAAAACCGCTATGCGATGCAGACTCTGCAAACTATGTATCGGCCTTACCAGGACGATAGCGTTTGCATCCAGCATGAGAACCAGCGGCTGTTTGTGCCGCGACAGCTGGCAGAGTGCGTTCAGCTAAAGAGCGCATTTCCGGCAGCGCGGTGGATCGCTGGGGCAACCGACGTGGGTGTGCAAGCCAATAAACTTCATGCCTGTCCTGACGTGGCGATCGTGCTCCGCCACATCGAAGCCTTGAAGTCGATCGAAGTTGCGACCGATGCAATTACGATTGGCGCGGCAGTTTCATGGACAGAAATACTGCCTGTTTGCCAGCAGCATTTCCCTCAGTTCGCCGAGATCATCAAGATATTTGGCTCGCCCCAGATTCGCAACATGGGCACTATTGGCGGCAATCTCGCGAATGCTTCGCCTATCGCAGACTCGTTGCCGCTGCTGCATGTCTTGGAGTGCCAACTGGAGCTGGTGGGCTGTGAAGGTAGCCGGTGGGTCAATATCAACCGATTCTACAAGGCTTACAAGCAGATTCATCTCGGACCAACAGAGATGATTGCAAGAGTCATGTTGCCAAGATTCAGCCCGGTGGATCGCTTGCGGTTGTACAAGGTTTCGCGGCGACGCGATTTGGACATCTCAACGTTTACGGCTGCGATTCGTATGCACATCGAGTCTGATGTTGTACAGCAAGCCTCACTCGCGTTTGGGGCAGTGGGTCCAACGGTTGTTAGGCTCCCGCGCACTGAGGCCTTTCTGCAAAACCAACCCTTTACGATGCAGACCATGCAGGCTGCGGGCGCGTTGGTTGTCGAAGAGATTTCTCCGATCAGCGACGTGCGTGGCTCGGCCGACTATCGGTATCAACTGGCTAAGAATGTTCTAGCGAAATTCTATTGTGAGGAAACCAGATGA
- the xdhB gene encoding xanthine dehydrogenase molybdopterin binding subunit, whose translation MSYVGQTIPHDSAQGHVTGRADYLDDLPRYENELVVGVVGSPVASGKLQAIDLDAARQMPGVVAVLTHADIPGHKVFGPLFQDEPVLAGENVLYVGQPIALVAAIDEQSLRQATAAVKLAIASTTPILSIDEAIRAQRYIGIPRTIAQGDAAQAMARCQHTLSGRFISGGQEQFYLESQAAIAIPGEAGQVTVLSSTQNTTEIQNVVAEVLGVGNHQVVAICKRMGGAFGGKETQAALPAAYAALVAMKSGRPARLIYGKDQDMQITGKRHAYQTDWKVGFDESGRIGALQVQIYSNGGAAADLSTSVLERTMMHIDNAYYLSDVEITGRVCFTNLPPNTAFRGFGGPQAVAIIENIIEEIAGQLNVDSFEVRMRNLYGVGQRNQTPYGQIYARNHLPEILSAVVVNSQYATRRKAIESSAEDPCVLRGIAVTPVKFGISFTTKFLNQANALVNVYTDGTVQVSTGGTEMGQGLNTKIRQIVADEFGIDWHNVIVMPTSTEKNNNTSPTAASAGTDLNGAAAVDACRTIRERLASFVARTFTKPELGLCESPSNVVFHDGWVYDDRCPNDSRISFAELSKRARLERIDLGARGFYKTPGVDFNRDTGKGNPFLYFTQGAAVAEVSIDRFTGQLQVQQVDILMDIGQSINPGIDQGQIFGGFVQGMGWVTAEALIYDDQGRLLSHSPTTYKIPAITDIPPVLRCSFFENSDNVLTVGRSKAVGEPPLLLAVCVWAAAKDALRRHSVISAQALTLPATGEEILRCLQCSDVPHARQNHHATTVIHQP comes from the coding sequence ATGAGCTACGTAGGCCAGACCATTCCTCATGATTCAGCCCAAGGGCATGTTACCGGTCGAGCCGACTATTTAGATGATCTTCCGCGCTACGAAAATGAATTGGTAGTTGGAGTCGTTGGCAGTCCTGTCGCATCGGGCAAGTTGCAAGCGATCGACCTAGATGCGGCTCGACAGATGCCGGGTGTAGTAGCGGTGTTAACACATGCGGATATTCCCGGCCATAAGGTCTTTGGACCTTTGTTTCAGGACGAACCTGTTCTGGCCGGCGAGAACGTGTTGTATGTGGGACAACCAATCGCACTGGTGGCGGCCATTGACGAGCAGTCGCTGCGCCAAGCCACTGCGGCCGTCAAGCTGGCGATCGCCAGCACGACACCGATCCTGTCGATCGATGAAGCCATCCGCGCCCAGCGCTATATCGGCATCCCGCGCACAATCGCACAGGGAGATGCGGCACAGGCGATGGCGCGTTGCCAACATACGCTATCAGGCCGTTTTATAAGCGGTGGCCAGGAGCAGTTTTACCTGGAATCGCAAGCGGCAATCGCGATACCGGGCGAAGCCGGCCAAGTGACCGTGCTTTCGTCTACGCAGAATACAACCGAAATTCAGAATGTGGTCGCCGAGGTTTTAGGCGTTGGAAATCATCAAGTGGTCGCGATTTGCAAACGCATGGGTGGTGCGTTTGGAGGCAAGGAAACGCAAGCAGCTCTGCCCGCCGCCTACGCCGCCTTGGTCGCGATGAAGTCCGGAAGGCCTGCGCGATTGATCTACGGCAAAGACCAAGATATGCAAATTACCGGAAAACGACATGCATATCAAACCGATTGGAAAGTTGGCTTTGATGAGTCAGGACGCATCGGCGCTTTGCAAGTGCAGATTTACTCCAACGGTGGAGCTGCTGCCGATCTTTCGACATCCGTACTGGAGCGGACGATGATGCATATCGACAACGCCTACTACTTGAGCGATGTCGAAATTACCGGTCGTGTCTGTTTTACGAATCTTCCTCCCAACACAGCGTTTCGTGGATTCGGAGGACCGCAGGCCGTCGCGATCATCGAGAATATTATCGAGGAGATAGCTGGCCAATTGAACGTGGATAGCTTCGAGGTGCGGATGCGCAATTTGTATGGCGTCGGTCAGCGCAATCAAACGCCTTATGGACAAATCTATGCTCGCAACCATCTACCCGAGATATTGTCGGCCGTGGTCGTGAATTCACAGTATGCAACCCGTCGAAAAGCAATCGAATCGTCTGCCGAAGATCCCTGCGTTCTGCGTGGCATTGCTGTGACTCCTGTGAAGTTTGGCATCTCGTTTACTACAAAGTTTCTGAACCAAGCTAACGCGCTGGTGAATGTTTACACCGATGGTACTGTTCAGGTCAGCACGGGTGGTACGGAAATGGGGCAGGGACTTAACACCAAGATTCGGCAGATCGTAGCGGATGAATTTGGCATCGACTGGCACAACGTAATCGTGATGCCTACCTCGACCGAGAAGAACAACAATACCTCACCGACAGCAGCTTCGGCGGGAACAGACTTGAATGGAGCTGCCGCCGTAGATGCGTGTCGCACCATTCGTGAGCGGCTAGCCAGTTTTGTGGCTCGCACGTTTACCAAACCAGAGCTAGGCTTGTGTGAATCGCCTAGCAATGTCGTGTTCCACGATGGCTGGGTGTATGATGATCGCTGCCCCAATGATTCCAGAATTAGCTTTGCAGAGCTGTCAAAGCGAGCGCGATTGGAACGCATCGACTTGGGAGCACGCGGCTTCTATAAGACGCCGGGCGTGGACTTTAATCGCGACACTGGCAAAGGCAATCCGTTTTTGTATTTTACGCAAGGCGCAGCGGTGGCCGAAGTCTCGATCGATCGCTTCACTGGGCAGTTGCAAGTACAACAAGTGGATATTCTGATGGATATTGGTCAGTCAATAAATCCAGGCATTGACCAGGGCCAGATTTTCGGCGGCTTTGTGCAAGGCATGGGGTGGGTAACCGCCGAGGCGCTGATTTATGACGACCAAGGGCGGCTCTTATCGCATTCACCAACTACCTACAAAATTCCAGCGATTACCGATATCCCCCCAGTATTGCGATGCAGCTTCTTCGAAAACTCGGACAACGTTCTAACGGTGGGGCGGAGCAAAGCCGTCGGGGAACCGCCTCTGCTGCTCGCAGTGTGCGTGTGGGCCGCAGCCAAGGATGCTTTGCGGCGACATTCCGTCATTTCGGCCCAAGCACTAACCTTGCCGGCCACCGGCGAAGAGATTCTGCGCTGCCTGCAATGTTCAGACGTGCCACACGCCCGGCAGAATCACCACGCCACGACGGTGATCCACCAGCCGTAG
- a CDS encoding allantoate amidohydrolase, translating into MPDFSALAAEIMQRCDQIAAHSELPGKVCRTFCSPATAGAVQLVKQWMCAAGLTVQLDAACNVIGRSAVDQRPALLIGSHIDTVPDGGRFDGALGIMFAIAAAQMFQARSTELPFTIQAIAFSEEEGVRFRTPYIGSRALAGCFDLQLLERTDNQGIPMWQAMQSFGGQPENIAAATLPANRVLAFLEPHIEQGPVLETSQLAVGLVDGIAGQTRATARFVGRAAHAGTTPMHLRADALAAAAQWILAVEQYARDTPGLVATIGYAQIHPNTPNVIAGEVVVRLDARHQLDTVRHAAAKHLQAIGQQVASSRGLAFHWEDCQEQAAVALDSRLIATLESACHVAQQPVLRLTSGAGHDAVVMSRLAPTAMLFLRCKHGISHHPDESVQVSDVEAGLRVMYHFIDLLAAAFRNS; encoded by the coding sequence TTGCCAGATTTTTCCGCTCTCGCTGCTGAAATCATGCAGCGCTGCGACCAGATCGCTGCACATAGCGAATTGCCCGGAAAGGTTTGTCGCACCTTCTGCTCGCCGGCCACGGCTGGAGCGGTCCAGTTGGTTAAGCAATGGATGTGTGCGGCTGGATTGACGGTTCAATTGGATGCAGCCTGCAACGTAATCGGGCGCTCAGCGGTAGATCAACGGCCTGCATTGCTGATTGGCTCGCACATTGACACGGTGCCTGATGGCGGAAGATTCGACGGTGCGCTAGGGATAATGTTTGCTATTGCGGCAGCGCAGATGTTTCAAGCCAGATCGACTGAACTACCTTTTACGATTCAGGCTATTGCCTTTTCAGAAGAGGAGGGCGTGCGTTTTCGAACTCCCTACATTGGATCGCGAGCTTTAGCTGGTTGCTTTGACCTTCAGTTGCTGGAGCGCACTGACAACCAAGGAATCCCGATGTGGCAAGCCATGCAGTCATTTGGAGGACAGCCAGAAAATATCGCTGCGGCAACTTTACCTGCTAATCGGGTTCTGGCCTTCTTGGAGCCACATATCGAACAGGGCCCAGTACTGGAAACTTCCCAGTTGGCTGTGGGTCTGGTCGATGGCATCGCAGGACAGACACGTGCCACCGCTCGGTTTGTCGGGCGGGCGGCACATGCCGGAACCACTCCTATGCATTTGAGGGCGGACGCTCTGGCGGCGGCAGCTCAGTGGATTCTGGCCGTGGAACAGTATGCTCGCGACACGCCCGGGTTGGTTGCCACCATCGGCTACGCTCAAATTCACCCCAACACGCCTAACGTCATTGCTGGAGAAGTCGTCGTGCGGCTGGACGCCCGCCACCAGTTGGATACGGTACGTCACGCTGCAGCTAAACATTTGCAGGCGATTGGTCAACAAGTTGCCAGCTCACGAGGATTGGCATTTCACTGGGAAGACTGCCAAGAACAAGCGGCTGTGGCGCTAGATTCTCGATTGATTGCTACCCTGGAGTCCGCCTGCCATGTGGCTCAGCAACCCGTCTTACGGTTGACTAGCGGGGCAGGACACGATGCGGTGGTCATGTCCCGCCTTGCTCCCACCGCGATGCTGTTCCTGCGCTGCAAGCATGGTATTAGCCATCATCCAGATGAATCAGTTCAGGTCAGCGATGTTGAAGCGGGCCTGCGGGTAATGTATCACTTTATTGACCTGCTAGCCGCTGCTTTCAGAAACTCTTAA